Proteins co-encoded in one Armatimonadota bacterium genomic window:
- a CDS encoding cbb3-type cytochrome c oxidase subunit I produces the protein MSLRQANALLLTVVVASAVVLAWGAAQTYRHLPPLPEAFVGEDGAVLFTTSDVRAGQQVFQRRNLMGFGTLFGNGSYFGPDYGAEYLAWLRDLVAERVLGQPPHRASAEERRRAMLRVREVLGQARLDGDRAVLPAPWVQAHQLIEGRYRSRFVGGDWRLGIAPNTLRTEEVGPFAAFVAWAAWVSVTPRPGGDGTYTNNFPPTPELGLVPTPGTVLWTAWSVGWVLVLALLVVVVFGAVRLEPIPALPPLEERAARPPAFLARVALLLVGGCFLVFLLQTLAGGYLANAYASREDFYGLFRRLGLERMAVLPFQAVRSAHTAMAVVWVVGMWMSAALYVALLLGGQERPWHRSVAYASAVVLLLSVAGTLLGVYASVQGWVRSPLLGSEGTEYLEMGRLWRAGIAVGFTLWVAVLASALWGAAVAWRPLLQVLVWNGAGITAAFYASFAYRPTSHWVVIDFWRWWVVHHWVEGIFAFFQILVLGWFFAGLRLVSREDVTKSLYLEGALVLLAGFLAIGHHFWWVGEPPLWLGIGSVFSTLEVIPLFLLLGTALRALARGAEISGALRWPLRFFVASALWQFVGSGILGLLINLPVVNYYQHGTFLTVAHGHASFLGAFGFVAVGLSLYALRHARPEGWSENRLAAAFWAMNVGLALMVFLAVTPVGVLQLREAVQADYAAARALSFYERPEVLFFNKLRLPGDLLIILGAALLAVETVPKVLARAGVRAVALRM, from the coding sequence TTGAGCCTGCGACAGGCCAACGCTCTGCTCCTGACGGTGGTGGTCGCGAGCGCCGTGGTCCTCGCCTGGGGTGCGGCGCAGACCTACCGGCACCTGCCGCCCCTCCCCGAAGCCTTCGTGGGGGAGGACGGGGCCGTCCTGTTCACAACTTCGGACGTGCGCGCCGGGCAACAGGTCTTCCAGCGCCGCAACCTCATGGGGTTCGGTACCCTGTTCGGGAACGGCAGCTACTTCGGGCCCGACTACGGGGCGGAGTACCTGGCCTGGCTGCGCGACTTGGTGGCGGAGCGCGTGCTCGGCCAACCTCCCCACCGGGCTTCCGCCGAGGAGCGGCGGAGGGCGATGCTGCGGGTCCGGGAGGTCCTGGGACAGGCCCGGCTGGACGGAGACCGCGCAGTCCTCCCGGCTCCCTGGGTCCAGGCCCACCAGCTCATCGAGGGCCGGTACCGCAGCCGGTTTGTGGGCGGCGACTGGCGTCTCGGCATCGCCCCCAACACCCTGCGGACGGAGGAGGTCGGGCCTTTTGCGGCCTTCGTGGCGTGGGCCGCCTGGGTGTCCGTGACCCCCCGGCCCGGAGGCGACGGGACGTACACCAACAACTTCCCGCCCACGCCGGAGCTGGGCCTTGTCCCGACCCCGGGAACGGTGCTGTGGACCGCGTGGTCCGTGGGGTGGGTTCTCGTCCTGGCCCTGCTGGTCGTGGTGGTCTTCGGCGCGGTGCGTCTGGAGCCCATCCCCGCGCTGCCGCCCTTGGAGGAACGCGCCGCCCGGCCGCCCGCCTTCTTGGCTCGGGTTGCCCTGCTGCTCGTGGGAGGCTGCTTCCTCGTGTTCCTCCTCCAGACCCTGGCGGGCGGCTACCTCGCCAACGCGTACGCGTCCCGGGAGGACTTCTACGGGTTGTTCCGCCGCTTGGGGCTGGAGCGCATGGCCGTGCTGCCTTTCCAGGCCGTGCGCTCGGCCCACACCGCCATGGCGGTGGTGTGGGTGGTGGGGATGTGGATGTCCGCGGCCCTGTACGTCGCCTTGCTCCTCGGCGGCCAGGAGCGGCCGTGGCACCGATCCGTGGCCTACGCCTCCGCGGTCGTCCTCCTCCTGTCCGTGGCAGGGACCCTCCTCGGCGTGTACGCGAGCGTTCAGGGGTGGGTCCGATCGCCGCTCCTGGGCAGCGAGGGCACGGAGTACCTGGAGATGGGGCGGCTGTGGCGGGCTGGGATTGCTGTGGGGTTCACCCTGTGGGTGGCGGTCCTCGCCTCCGCCCTGTGGGGCGCGGCCGTCGCGTGGCGCCCCCTGCTGCAGGTGCTGGTGTGGAACGGGGCTGGCATCACGGCTGCCTTCTACGCCAGCTTCGCGTACCGGCCCACCAGCCACTGGGTGGTCATCGACTTCTGGCGGTGGTGGGTGGTCCACCACTGGGTGGAGGGGATTTTCGCGTTCTTCCAGATCCTCGTGCTCGGGTGGTTCTTCGCGGGGCTCCGGCTGGTGAGCCGGGAGGACGTGACCAAGTCCTTGTACCTGGAAGGGGCTCTGGTGTTGCTGGCGGGGTTCCTGGCCATCGGGCACCACTTCTGGTGGGTTGGTGAACCTCCGCTGTGGCTGGGGATCGGCAGCGTGTTCAGCACCCTGGAGGTCATCCCCCTGTTCCTGCTACTGGGGACGGCCCTACGGGCCCTCGCCCGCGGCGCCGAGATCTCTGGGGCCTTGCGCTGGCCGTTGCGCTTCTTCGTCGCCAGCGCCCTGTGGCAGTTCGTGGGGTCGGGCATCCTTGGCCTGCTCATCAACCTCCCGGTGGTGAACTACTACCAGCACGGCACTTTCCTCACCGTGGCCCACGGTCACGCCTCGTTCCTAGGAGCCTTCGGGTTCGTGGCCGTCGGGCTGAGCCTGTACGCTCTCCGGCATGCCCGCCCGGAGGGCTGGAGCGAGAACCGACTCGCGGCGGCGTTCTGGGCTATGAATGTCGGCCTTGCGCTCATGGTGTTCCTGGCCGTGACGCCTGTCGGGGTTCTGCAGCTGCGGGAGGCGGTCCAAGCGGACTACGCTGCCGCTCGAGCCCTGAGCTTCTACGAGCGTCCCGAAGTGTTGTTCTTCAACAAGCTTCGGCTCCCCGGGGACCTTCTGATCATCTTGGGCGCTGCCCTGTTGGCGGTAGAAACGGTGCCTAAGGTCCTCGCCCGCGCGGGCGTCCGGGCCGTGGCGCTCCGGATGTGA